One genomic segment of Amycolatopsis sp. WQ 127309 includes these proteins:
- a CDS encoding nuclear transport factor 2 family protein — MTTTAHDAIRQQVGKIVAGIQAKDLDALRRIYAADVVSFDVEPPLQHVGVEAKLKNWARAFTLFAEVTYEVRDLTLIVGEDVAFGHCFGRLSGTLGDGTATNGMWVRATFGFRKIEGDWLIVHDQASVPFDLPSGRGVVDLEP, encoded by the coding sequence ATGACGACAACGGCACACGACGCGATCCGGCAGCAGGTCGGCAAGATCGTCGCCGGGATCCAAGCCAAGGATCTCGACGCGCTGAGACGGATCTACGCGGCGGACGTAGTGTCGTTCGACGTCGAGCCGCCGCTGCAGCACGTCGGGGTCGAGGCGAAGCTGAAGAACTGGGCGAGAGCGTTCACGTTGTTCGCGGAGGTGACGTACGAAGTACGCGACCTCACGCTCATCGTGGGTGAGGACGTGGCGTTCGGCCACTGCTTCGGCCGGCTCAGCGGCACCCTGGGTGACGGAACGGCGACGAACGGAATGTGGGTCCGGGCAACGTTCGGCTTCCGCAAGATCGAGGGCGACTGGCTGATAGTCCACGACCAGGCATCGGTGCCATTCGACCTGCCAAGCGGCCGCGGCGTCGTGGACCTGGAGCCGTGA
- a CDS encoding RES family NAD+ phosphorylase has protein sequence MARLPLPPARSVLVRQLNRASDVVTVQPTTRLVRIFTAHGNHPQQWNSFRYTGPLPHGRFDQQSPGRGGAPVTDPANGVLYFGLTVRTSIAEVYQTSSTVDRRTRGPRLVVVRPTRTLRLLDLTGLWPTRVGASQEISSGPKKLTQAWARAIRAAFSDLDGLWYRSSMDSGDPAICLWDPPAGAALPIAPDVLLPLDHPGLDVPLGRVCEELNYTLLN, from the coding sequence ATGGCCCGGCTACCGCTGCCGCCCGCCCGATCCGTCCTGGTCCGGCAGCTGAATCGCGCCAGTGACGTGGTGACGGTCCAGCCCACGACCAGGCTGGTGCGGATCTTCACGGCGCACGGCAACCACCCCCAGCAGTGGAACTCGTTCCGCTACACCGGCCCGCTCCCGCACGGCCGGTTCGACCAGCAGTCGCCCGGCCGCGGCGGCGCGCCGGTCACCGACCCCGCCAACGGGGTGCTCTACTTCGGCCTCACCGTGCGCACGTCGATCGCCGAGGTCTACCAGACCAGCTCGACGGTCGACCGCCGCACCCGCGGCCCCCGGCTGGTCGTGGTCCGCCCGACCCGCACGCTGCGCCTGCTCGACCTGACCGGCCTGTGGCCGACGCGCGTCGGCGCGTCGCAGGAGATCTCCAGCGGGCCGAAGAAGCTGACGCAAGCCTGGGCGCGGGCGATCCGCGCGGCCTTCAGCGACCTCGACGGCCTCTGGTACCGCTCCTCGATGGACTCCGGCGACCCCGCGATCTGCCTGTGGGACCCGCCGGCGGGCGCGGCCCTGCCGATCGCGCCGGACGTCCTGCTGCCCCTCGACCACCCGGGCCTGGACGTCCCGCTCGGCCGCGTCTGCGAAGAGCTGAACTACACGCTCCTGAACTGA
- a CDS encoding TerC family protein yields the protein MTVPLWLWIATIGGLLALIALDLVIVDHKPHAVTTGEAARWVVFYVSCAVLFGAGVWFFAGHDPGVEFFTGYITEYSLSVDNLFIFMIIMASFKVPAIHQHRVLLVGILLALAMRSVFIAVGAALIEQFVWVFFLFGAILVWTAISMLRGKGEDEEYHENAVTRQVRKIAPVTDDYHDHKYTVKIDGKRMITPMLLVIVAIGSADLLFAVDSIPAIFGITQEAFLVFTANAFALMGLRQLYFLLGGLVTKLVYLTYGLAVILAFIGAKLFLHALHEYHVVPDWLDINNWISLGVIIVVLTVTTVTSLAKARRDERKQVTA from the coding sequence ATGACTGTCCCCCTGTGGCTGTGGATCGCCACGATCGGTGGCCTGCTCGCGCTCATTGCGCTCGACCTGGTCATCGTCGATCACAAGCCGCACGCGGTCACCACGGGTGAAGCCGCGCGCTGGGTGGTCTTCTACGTGTCCTGCGCGGTGCTCTTCGGCGCCGGCGTGTGGTTCTTCGCCGGGCACGACCCGGGTGTCGAGTTCTTCACCGGGTACATCACCGAGTACTCGCTGAGCGTCGACAACCTGTTCATCTTCATGATCATCATGGCGTCGTTCAAGGTGCCCGCCATCCACCAGCACCGCGTGCTGCTGGTCGGGATCCTGCTGGCGCTGGCGATGCGCAGTGTGTTCATCGCCGTCGGCGCGGCGTTGATCGAGCAGTTCGTCTGGGTGTTCTTCCTCTTCGGCGCGATCCTGGTCTGGACCGCGATCAGCATGCTGCGCGGCAAGGGCGAGGACGAGGAGTACCACGAGAACGCCGTCACCCGGCAGGTCCGCAAGATCGCCCCGGTCACCGACGACTACCACGACCACAAGTACACCGTGAAGATCGACGGCAAGCGGATGATCACGCCGATGCTGCTGGTGATCGTGGCCATCGGCTCCGCGGACCTGCTGTTCGCCGTCGACTCGATCCCGGCGATCTTCGGCATCACGCAGGAAGCCTTCCTCGTCTTCACCGCCAACGCGTTCGCGCTGATGGGCCTGCGGCAGCTGTACTTCCTGCTCGGCGGCCTGGTGACGAAGCTGGTCTACCTGACCTACGGCCTCGCGGTGATCCTCGCGTTCATCGGCGCGAAGCTGTTCCTGCACGCGCTGCACGAGTACCACGTGGTGCCGGACTGGCTGGACATCAACAACTGGATCTCCCTCGGCGTGATCATCGTCGTCCTCACCGTCACGACGGTGACGAGCCTCGCGAAGGCGCGGCGTGACGAGCGCAAACAGGTGACCGCGTGA
- a CDS encoding helix-turn-helix domain-containing protein, with translation MYEEVAPPPPLRGVARCVWRSAASAPKRIVPDGCLDLVVGASGAFVAGPDTRAWSSVTVPGEVMHGVRFTPGRAAAVLGVAADELRDHRVPLRELWGHEGELLTEQLLSGALSPAAAIATRLPDAPPPDPAVAALVARLDAGATRVTEAAGQVGVAERRLRRRFVQAIGYGPATYLRVSRFQRAVSLAMRAPGLAALAAAAGYADQAHLSRDVRALTGLTPRAYFAGRSTVDEVRSA, from the coding sequence ATGTACGAAGAGGTCGCGCCACCCCCGCCGCTGCGGGGCGTCGCCCGCTGCGTGTGGCGGTCGGCCGCCTCGGCGCCGAAGCGGATCGTGCCCGACGGCTGCCTGGACCTGGTCGTCGGCGCGAGCGGAGCGTTCGTCGCGGGCCCGGACACCCGGGCCTGGTCGTCGGTGACCGTGCCCGGCGAGGTCATGCACGGCGTCCGGTTCACCCCGGGCCGCGCGGCGGCGGTGCTCGGCGTGGCCGCCGACGAGCTGCGCGACCACCGCGTCCCCCTGCGCGAACTGTGGGGCCACGAGGGCGAGCTGCTGACCGAACAGCTGCTCTCGGGCGCCCTCTCCCCGGCGGCCGCGATCGCCACCCGGTTGCCGGACGCCCCACCGCCCGACCCCGCGGTGGCGGCACTGGTCGCCCGGCTGGACGCCGGAGCCACCCGGGTCACGGAAGCCGCCGGTCAGGTCGGCGTCGCCGAACGCCGGCTGCGGCGGCGCTTCGTCCAGGCGATCGGCTACGGGCCGGCCACCTACCTGCGGGTGAGCCGGTTCCAGCGCGCGGTCTCGCTGGCGATGCGGGCACCGGGGCTGGCCGCGCTGGCCGCCGCCGCGGGGTATGCCGACCAGGCCCACCTCAGCCGGGACGTCCGGGCCCTGACCGGACTGACCCCGCGCGCCTACTTCGCCGGGCGGTCCACAGTGGACGAGGTCCGTTCGGCGTAA
- a CDS encoding NUDIX domain-containing protein produces MHPGSDSFAPPIDSLAWIHVRDRRLLSVRTTGKTKFYLPGGKREPGEGDVAGLCREIREELGITLDPLSFRFFAALEEQADGFADGRLVRMTCYTAAHEGEPAPSREIAEAAWLSTADAPVCPPAGQRVLRMLADAGLVD; encoded by the coding sequence ATGCACCCGGGGTCCGACAGTTTCGCGCCGCCCATCGACTCGCTGGCCTGGATCCACGTCCGCGACCGGCGGCTGTTGTCGGTCCGCACCACCGGGAAGACGAAGTTCTACCTGCCGGGCGGCAAGCGTGAGCCGGGCGAAGGCGACGTCGCGGGGTTGTGCCGCGAGATCCGCGAGGAGCTCGGGATCACGCTCGACCCGCTCAGCTTCCGGTTCTTCGCCGCGCTGGAGGAGCAGGCCGACGGGTTCGCCGACGGCCGCCTGGTGCGGATGACCTGCTACACGGCCGCGCACGAGGGCGAGCCGGCGCCGTCGCGGGAGATCGCGGAGGCGGCCTGGCTGAGCACGGCGGACGCGCCGGTGTGCCCGCCCGCCGGTCAGCGGGTGCTGCGGATGCTCGCTGACGCCGGGCTGGTGGATTGA
- a CDS encoding alpha/beta fold hydrolase: MPRLPLPRSRRGRLTALGAVVVVLAAATVLWATRDTAPPAVPTQDALIDMPAAPGSADQVKIDTTTYLPATVPAPAVLLAHGFGGDKTSVADDARELARKGFVVMTWSARGFGKSTGKIGLNDPDGEVADASRLIDRLVAQHQVTTDPNGDPKIAVTGASYGGALSLLLAGTDKRVDAIAPVITYNDLGQALVPNAAAPKAPAAGTPAAGAFATDGVFKKSWAGIFFSAGSGPASSGAPSADAPEAGQATDTGSTGAAGAAAAVPAAPSGGGGPRAGSADPCGRFTAAVCKAYTELGTTGASSQASLDLLRRVSPVSVTSKITVPTMLVQGESDTLFGLDQADATARQITAAGGKVKTVWYTGGHDGGKPGPQLRGKIGDFLWTAVTGGDPGTGFSYDVQGTLRANGTPSVRTVNAAAYPGLTGPATERRLLPMSGPVQPVVRPAGANPAAVSGIPGLNGLASSTSRLGALFSNDPPGQAAQFTTAPVDGQVVVSGAATVRLQVAADPAQPQPEAVLFAKLYDVGQDGSRVLPANAIAPFRVSGLPANGNPVEVTVTLPGIVRPIEGGHSLRLVVGTTDQAFAAPAAPAVFRVALAGGGTALALPVVPGTSVGTPAPVGQIVGIAVTLAIALAAVLFAALRRRRATDVDPELATTPLVIEGLRKTYAGGFVAVNDLSFRVEPGQVLGLLGPNGAGKTTTLRMLMGLITPTEGSIRVFGHKITAGAPVLSRIGSFVEGSGFLPHLSGRENLRLYWASTGRPAEKAHFGEALEIAGLGTAVDRRVRTYSQGMRQRLAIAQAMLGLPELMVLDEPTNGLDPPQIHQMREVLQRYAATGRTVVVSSHLLAEVEQTCTHVVVMHRGALVASGEVGELAAAGGEATFRVDDPAAAAAALKAIAGVSTVDVEGDLVHADLDGLPRAEAVAALVRAGVAVEQAGPRRRLEDAFLQLVGDQS, translated from the coding sequence GTGCCCCGACTCCCGCTCCCGCGCTCCCGCCGCGGCCGCCTCACCGCGCTCGGCGCCGTCGTGGTGGTCCTGGCCGCCGCGACCGTCCTCTGGGCGACGCGCGACACGGCCCCGCCCGCGGTGCCCACCCAGGACGCGCTGATCGACATGCCCGCCGCGCCGGGTTCGGCCGACCAGGTCAAGATCGACACGACCACCTACCTGCCCGCCACCGTGCCCGCGCCCGCGGTGCTGCTCGCGCACGGCTTCGGCGGCGACAAGACCAGCGTCGCCGACGACGCCCGCGAACTCGCCCGGAAGGGCTTCGTCGTGATGACGTGGTCCGCGCGCGGGTTCGGCAAGAGCACCGGCAAGATCGGGCTGAACGACCCGGACGGCGAAGTCGCCGACGCGAGCCGGCTGATCGACCGGCTCGTCGCGCAGCACCAGGTGACGACGGACCCCAACGGCGACCCGAAGATCGCCGTCACCGGCGCGTCCTACGGCGGCGCGCTGTCGCTGCTGCTGGCCGGCACGGACAAGCGCGTCGACGCGATCGCGCCGGTGATCACCTACAACGACCTCGGGCAGGCCCTCGTCCCGAACGCGGCCGCCCCGAAGGCCCCGGCGGCGGGCACCCCGGCCGCCGGGGCGTTCGCGACCGACGGCGTGTTCAAGAAGAGCTGGGCCGGCATCTTCTTCTCCGCCGGCTCCGGCCCCGCCTCCAGTGGCGCGCCGTCGGCCGACGCGCCCGAAGCCGGGCAGGCGACCGACACGGGGTCTACCGGCGCCGCCGGGGCCGCGGCCGCCGTCCCGGCCGCGCCTTCGGGCGGGGGCGGGCCACGCGCGGGGTCGGCCGACCCGTGCGGCCGGTTCACCGCCGCCGTCTGCAAGGCCTACACCGAGCTGGGCACCACCGGCGCGTCGAGCCAGGCGAGCCTGGACCTGCTGCGCCGCGTCTCCCCGGTGTCCGTGACGAGCAAGATCACCGTGCCGACGATGCTGGTGCAGGGCGAGAGCGACACCCTGTTCGGCCTCGACCAGGCCGACGCGACCGCCCGGCAGATCACCGCGGCGGGCGGCAAGGTCAAGACCGTCTGGTACACCGGCGGCCACGACGGCGGGAAGCCCGGGCCGCAGCTGCGCGGGAAGATCGGCGACTTCCTCTGGACCGCCGTCACCGGCGGCGACCCCGGCACCGGGTTCAGCTACGACGTCCAGGGCACGTTGCGCGCCAACGGAACGCCGTCGGTGCGCACGGTCAACGCCGCCGCCTACCCCGGCCTGACCGGGCCGGCCACCGAGCGGCGGCTGCTGCCGATGTCCGGCCCGGTCCAGCCGGTCGTGCGCCCGGCCGGGGCGAACCCCGCGGCGGTGAGCGGGATCCCCGGGCTCAACGGCCTCGCGAGCAGCACCTCGCGGCTCGGCGCGCTGTTCAGCAACGACCCGCCCGGCCAGGCCGCGCAGTTCACCACCGCGCCGGTCGACGGGCAGGTCGTCGTCAGCGGCGCCGCCACCGTGCGGCTGCAGGTCGCCGCGGACCCGGCGCAACCGCAGCCGGAAGCGGTGCTGTTCGCGAAGCTCTACGACGTCGGCCAGGACGGCTCGCGGGTGCTGCCGGCCAACGCGATCGCCCCGTTCCGGGTGAGCGGGCTGCCCGCCAACGGCAACCCGGTCGAGGTCACCGTGACGCTGCCGGGCATCGTCCGGCCGATCGAGGGCGGGCACTCGCTGCGGCTGGTCGTCGGCACCACCGACCAGGCGTTCGCCGCCCCGGCCGCGCCCGCGGTGTTCCGCGTCGCGCTCGCCGGCGGCGGCACCGCGCTGGCCCTGCCGGTCGTGCCCGGGACGTCGGTCGGCACCCCGGCCCCGGTCGGGCAGATCGTCGGCATCGCCGTCACCCTGGCGATCGCCCTCGCCGCGGTGCTGTTCGCGGCGCTGCGCCGGCGCCGGGCGACCGACGTCGACCCGGAGCTGGCCACCACGCCGCTCGTCATCGAGGGCCTGCGCAAGACGTACGCGGGCGGGTTCGTCGCCGTGAACGACCTGTCGTTCCGCGTCGAACCGGGCCAGGTGCTGGGCCTGCTCGGGCCGAACGGCGCGGGCAAGACCACCACGCTGCGGATGCTGATGGGCCTGATCACGCCGACCGAAGGCAGCATCCGCGTGTTCGGCCACAAGATCACCGCCGGCGCGCCGGTGCTCTCGCGCATCGGCTCGTTCGTCGAGGGGTCCGGCTTCCTGCCGCACCTGTCCGGCCGCGAGAACCTCCGGCTGTACTGGGCGAGCACCGGGCGGCCCGCGGAGAAGGCGCACTTCGGCGAGGCGCTGGAGATCGCCGGGCTCGGCACCGCCGTCGACCGCCGGGTGCGGACCTACAGCCAGGGCATGCGGCAGCGGCTGGCGATCGCCCAGGCGATGCTCGGCCTGCCGGAGCTGATGGTGCTCGACGAGCCGACCAACGGGCTCGACCCGCCCCAGATCCACCAGATGCGCGAGGTGCTGCAGCGCTACGCCGCGACCGGGCGCACCGTGGTGGTGTCCAGCCACCTGCTGGCCGAGGTCGAGCAGACCTGCACGCACGTCGTGGTCATGCACCGCGGCGCGCTGGTCGCCTCGGGTGAGGTCGGCGAGCTGGCCGCGGCCGGCGGCGAGGCGACGTTCCGGGTCGACGACCCGGCCGCGGCCGCCGCGGCGCTCAAGGCGATCGCCGGCGTCAGCACGGTCGACGTCGAAGGCGATCTGGTGCACGCCGACCTCGACGGGCTGCCACGTGCCGAAGCGGTCGCGGCCCTGGTCCGCGCCGGGGTCGCCGTGGAGCAGGCCGGGCCGCGGCGCCGGCTCGAAGACGCGTTCCTGCAACTGGTGGGAGACCAGTCGTGA
- a CDS encoding LacI family DNA-binding transcriptional regulator gives MATISDVAARAGVSTATVSRALNGKSTVDPTLAARVQEAATELGYHPNGLARNLRRQETAVLALIISDVENPFFTAIARGVEDLAQRSGYSVVLCNSDENEDKERRYIEVALQERVAGVVLSPTGRSTNVEGLHRQGTPLVAVDRPLPEAAGDQVLVDTRHAAAEATRHLLAGGYDRVGCLTGPAGVRTADDRLAGYADVVGEENAVFRRAEYRAEGARLAALELLDEPSPPDALLVANSTMAIGVLEALSSRGLRSGRDIGIVSFDDAPWTTLIDPPLTVVAQPAYEVGRVAAQLLLARISDSTRDTTTTTLEARLIERKSSRR, from the coding sequence GTGGCCACCATCAGTGACGTCGCGGCGAGGGCCGGCGTCTCCACGGCGACCGTGTCGCGCGCGCTCAACGGCAAGTCCACAGTGGACCCGACGCTGGCCGCGCGGGTGCAGGAAGCCGCCACCGAGCTGGGGTATCACCCGAACGGGCTGGCCCGGAACCTGCGCCGTCAGGAGACGGCGGTGCTCGCGCTGATCATCTCCGACGTCGAGAACCCGTTCTTCACGGCGATCGCGCGCGGCGTCGAGGACCTCGCGCAGCGGTCCGGGTACTCGGTGGTGCTCTGCAACTCCGACGAGAACGAGGACAAGGAGCGGCGCTACATCGAGGTCGCGCTGCAGGAGCGGGTCGCCGGGGTGGTGCTGTCCCCCACCGGCCGGTCGACGAACGTCGAGGGCCTGCACCGCCAGGGCACGCCGCTGGTGGCGGTCGACCGGCCGCTGCCGGAAGCGGCGGGCGACCAGGTGCTGGTCGACACGCGCCACGCGGCGGCGGAGGCGACCCGGCACCTGCTGGCGGGCGGCTACGACCGCGTCGGCTGCCTGACCGGCCCCGCGGGCGTCCGCACGGCCGACGACCGCCTGGCGGGCTACGCCGACGTCGTCGGCGAGGAGAACGCCGTGTTCCGGCGGGCGGAGTACCGCGCGGAAGGCGCCCGCTTGGCGGCGCTGGAGCTGCTGGACGAGCCGTCCCCGCCGGACGCGCTCCTGGTCGCGAACAGCACGATGGCGATCGGAGTCCTGGAGGCGCTGTCGTCCCGCGGCCTGCGTTCGGGCCGGGACATCGGCATCGTCTCGTTCGACGACGCCCCGTGGACAACCCTGATCGACCCACCCCTGACGGTGGTCGCCCAACCGGCGTACGAGGTCGGCCGGGTAGCGGCACAGCTGCTGCTGGCCCGGATCTCGGACAGCACCCGCGACACGACGACGACCACGCTGGAAGCACGCTTGATCGAGCGGAAGAGCTCCCGCCGCTGA
- a CDS encoding S9 family peptidase — translation MRPADIEHLVVPGRPALRGDLLLTAVQNPDLKTNAAHSALRRVSFDGGESAWTHGPRDSAPSISPDGRWVAFLRAGAGEDADGRPQLHLMPTDGGDARRLTSLHLGAGEPVWAPDSRRVAFVARLPEAGRYGTEDADGETPEPAAEAPRRITRMDYRIDDIGFLRDRVQRLFAVDAVAAFEAGDEPALEPLTSGEFEPAQPVWTPDGSRIVFTAAPDWDAAESDVRDICAISAEGGEPEVLVRGEGYSERPVFGPGGTLFYFGQSFEDHREAAATGLYAATPAFGAGPVEARRLTDIETVDCEAAAGPPAPREGDVLVAVRNRGAVELRAVPLDAVDAPLADLTVVYADRSAVRSFTVDGPVIAAVVATLETSGDLVVLGPVAPRVLTDYSKPLRDKGLRPVLELETTAPDGYPVHGWLVLPEGEGPHPVLRVVHGGPFAQQDWAVFDEAQVFASAGYAVVLGNPRGSAGYGQQHGHAITHAFGTVDADDVLALLDKALERPDLDASRVGIMGGSYGGFMTSWLASHHGERFRAAWSERAVNAWDSMAGSSDIGYTFVDSYIGADPEVQRDRSPLSYADKIRIPFAVVHSEEDWRCPLEQAQRMFVALRRAGVDAEFLLFPGEGHELSRSGRPRHRVQRFDAILEWWARHL, via the coding sequence GTGCGCCCTGCCGACATCGAACACCTCGTCGTCCCCGGCCGTCCCGCCCTGCGCGGCGACCTGCTGCTGACCGCCGTCCAGAACCCCGACCTGAAGACGAACGCCGCGCACAGCGCGCTGCGGCGCGTGTCGTTCGACGGCGGCGAGTCCGCGTGGACGCACGGTCCGCGTGACTCGGCGCCGTCGATCTCCCCGGACGGGCGCTGGGTGGCGTTCCTGCGCGCCGGGGCGGGCGAGGATGCCGACGGGCGCCCGCAGCTGCACCTGATGCCGACCGATGGCGGTGACGCGCGGCGCCTCACGTCGCTGCACCTCGGCGCCGGCGAGCCGGTGTGGGCCCCGGACTCGCGGCGCGTCGCCTTCGTCGCGCGGCTGCCCGAAGCCGGGCGCTACGGAACCGAAGACGCCGACGGCGAGACGCCGGAACCGGCGGCCGAGGCCCCACGCCGGATCACGCGCATGGACTACCGGATCGACGACATCGGCTTCCTCCGCGACCGCGTGCAGCGTCTGTTCGCCGTCGACGCCGTGGCGGCGTTCGAAGCGGGCGACGAGCCGGCCCTGGAACCGCTGACGTCGGGCGAGTTCGAACCGGCCCAACCGGTGTGGACGCCGGACGGCAGCCGGATCGTCTTCACCGCGGCGCCGGACTGGGACGCGGCCGAGAGCGACGTGCGCGACATCTGCGCGATCTCCGCCGAGGGCGGCGAACCCGAGGTCCTCGTGCGCGGCGAGGGGTACTCGGAGCGTCCGGTGTTCGGCCCCGGCGGCACGTTGTTCTACTTCGGACAGTCCTTCGAGGACCACCGCGAAGCCGCGGCGACGGGGCTTTACGCCGCGACGCCGGCGTTCGGCGCCGGACCGGTGGAGGCGCGCCGGCTCACCGACATCGAGACGGTCGACTGCGAGGCGGCCGCCGGGCCGCCGGCGCCGCGCGAGGGCGACGTGCTCGTGGCCGTCCGCAACCGCGGCGCGGTGGAGCTGCGCGCGGTTCCGCTCGACGCCGTCGACGCGCCGCTGGCCGACCTGACCGTGGTCTACGCGGACCGCTCCGCGGTCCGGTCGTTCACCGTGGACGGTCCGGTGATCGCGGCGGTCGTCGCCACCCTGGAGACCTCGGGTGACCTCGTGGTGCTCGGCCCGGTCGCCCCGCGGGTGCTGACCGACTACTCGAAGCCGTTGCGGGATAAGGGACTCCGGCCGGTCCTCGAGCTGGAGACCACCGCGCCGGACGGTTACCCGGTGCACGGCTGGCTGGTGCTGCCCGAAGGCGAGGGCCCGCACCCGGTGCTGCGCGTGGTGCACGGCGGCCCGTTCGCCCAGCAGGACTGGGCGGTGTTCGACGAGGCGCAGGTGTTCGCGTCCGCCGGGTACGCGGTGGTGCTCGGCAACCCGCGCGGGTCGGCGGGCTACGGCCAGCAGCACGGCCACGCGATCACCCACGCCTTCGGCACGGTCGACGCCGACGACGTCCTGGCCCTGCTCGACAAGGCGCTGGAGCGCCCGGACCTGGACGCCTCGCGCGTCGGGATCATGGGCGGCTCGTACGGCGGGTTCATGACGAGCTGGCTGGCTTCCCACCACGGCGAGCGGTTCCGCGCGGCGTGGAGCGAGCGCGCGGTCAACGCGTGGGACTCGATGGCCGGCAGCTCCGACATCGGCTACACGTTCGTCGACTCCTACATCGGCGCCGACCCCGAGGTGCAGCGCGACCGCAGCCCGCTCAGCTACGCGGACAAGATCCGCATCCCGTTCGCGGTGGTGCACTCGGAGGAGGACTGGCGCTGCCCGCTGGAGCAGGCGCAGCGGATGTTCGTCGCACTCCGGCGCGCCGGCGTGGACGCGGAGTTCCTGCTGTTCCCCGGCGAAGGCCACGAGCTGTCCCGCTCCGGCCGGCCGCGCCACCGCGTCCAGCGGTTCGACGCGATCCTCGAGTGGTGGGCGCGGCACCTGTGA
- a CDS encoding MmpS family transport accessory protein, with the protein MSVPIVTQPATPNERDRGRCRPAGNVVVVLGVLALAFVVTSYVVPRSGGGPVRDEPVAAPVAPAAVRTVTHSVVYELLGANGARNVTYSAAGSTLAQQTEVTTPWSTTFTRVGPADRTEFYSIAAQNPGPGELRCRIVVDGVVLAEKAVSAPGRQFSCAV; encoded by the coding sequence ATGAGTGTTCCCATCGTGACCCAACCTGCGACGCCCAACGAGCGGGACCGCGGCCGCTGCCGGCCCGCGGGCAACGTCGTCGTCGTGCTCGGGGTGCTCGCACTGGCGTTCGTGGTGACGTCGTACGTGGTGCCGCGGTCCGGCGGCGGCCCGGTGCGGGACGAGCCCGTCGCCGCCCCCGTCGCGCCGGCCGCCGTCCGCACCGTGACCCACTCCGTCGTCTACGAGCTGCTCGGCGCGAACGGCGCCCGCAACGTCACCTACTCGGCCGCGGGGTCGACGCTGGCCCAGCAGACCGAGGTCACCACGCCGTGGTCGACCACCTTCACCCGCGTCGGCCCGGCCGACCGCACCGAGTTCTACAGCATCGCCGCCCAGAACCCCGGCCCCGGCGAGCTGCGCTGCCGGATCGTCGTCGACGGCGTCGTGCTCGCCGAGAAGGCCGTTAGCGCGCCGGGACGCCAGTTCAGCTGCGCCGTCTGA
- a CDS encoding DNA-binding protein: MSVALENILAKAGLKVDANEFLTLVEDAARRLSPPNPDPSHYFSADQRAALTDVGLDLSPRREEEPDFRARTVAAHAVLAEGALSVNEAAKTLGVDDSRIRHRLKEGRLTGWKDSGWRLPAWQFAGSGVLPGLEVVLKALPEDQPALVVAAFMSTPQPDLVINDHPATPRQWLLSGGDPEHVARLIATLGSPF; this comes from the coding sequence ATGTCTGTAGCGCTGGAGAACATCCTCGCCAAGGCGGGTCTGAAGGTCGACGCGAACGAGTTCCTCACGCTCGTCGAAGACGCCGCGCGCAGGCTTTCCCCACCTAATCCTGATCCCTCGCACTACTTCTCGGCCGATCAGCGCGCCGCGCTCACCGATGTCGGCCTGGATCTCTCGCCGCGGCGGGAAGAAGAACCGGACTTTCGGGCGCGCACCGTCGCCGCCCACGCCGTGCTCGCCGAAGGCGCCCTGAGTGTCAACGAAGCGGCCAAGACCCTCGGGGTCGACGACAGCCGCATCCGGCACCGTCTCAAGGAAGGCCGGTTGACCGGCTGGAAGGACAGCGGCTGGCGGCTCCCGGCGTGGCAGTTCGCCGGCTCGGGGGTGCTGCCCGGTCTCGAGGTCGTGCTCAAGGCCCTGCCCGAGGACCAGCCCGCGCTCGTCGTCGCCGCGTTCATGAGCACCCCCCAACCCGATCTGGTGATCAACGACCACCCGGCGACCCCGCGCCAGTGGCTCCTCTCGGGTGGTGACCCGGAGCACGTCGCGCGCCTCATCGCCACGCTCGGCTCGCCGTTCTAG